Below is a window of Terriglobia bacterium DNA.
TCCTTCACGATAAAGTCGGCGGCTTCCTCGAAGAATTCCGGGACGGTCGCTGCGAATGCGCCGAAGTAGCCGACTTTGCTGCCATAGCGGTGCCTGGCCTCCAGGCCGATCTCGCGCTCAAAGGTGCAGTCGACGATCGACGAAGCGATCAGATACAGGTCGGCAGGCTCGAGCTGGTTCAGATGCCGGACCTCGAGGATGCGGACCTCCGCGCCACTCCTTTCGAGGATGGAGTCGAGATAGGCAAGCTTGATGTTGGGAATGGAAGCTACCCTGCGCTTGGCTGTCTCCAGCAGCCGGGCAAACGGCGAGCTGCCCACGGTAAAAACCGTGCCAAAGCCCCCGGCCACATCCTTGAGCGTGCAGTTCTTCTGCCGGCTTGCGCTCAGCACGACGATTTTCATAAGAGCCTTCGAATCTCGAGGCGGACCCTGAACGAGCGGGATTCGGAACCAGGCTTCAAATCCATGCTGCAAAAGGCCGCGCGCATGGCAAAATGCCTGGCGGACACGCCCTCCACCCTGAAACGACTGCCGGCGAGGGCTCAATCCCGGCCGAATGCCCACCTCCATCCGGGAAATGCGATTATATCAGCTAACCGGCCTATTACAACCCTGTGGCAACGCCGGGGCAACTAGACGTTCGACACATGAGCCGGGCGACGCTGCACCGTCCGTGTCCGCATTCGATATTCTGTCACGGAGTTTCCGCGCGGCATAAATCAATTGTGTTTTTCGGGCGTCTCTGTTACTTTGCTTTGTTGATGTCATGAGCCGAGCCTCCCAAAGGAAGCACGGACGCCGATTATACAGATGGAACCAAAACTCGCCTCTCCGCCGGAAGTTCCGAATCCGCCTGAAGGGACAAACGCGCCGGTTTCAGGCACGAATCTCTTTTCCGAATTGAGATCGTGGTTTCGGGATGTCCTCTTCGCAATTGCAACCGCAATCTTCATCGTCATTTTTGTAATCCAGCCCGTCAAAGTCGAAGGCACCAGCATGCAGCCGCGCCTGGTGGATCAGGAAAGGATCTTCGTCAACCGCTTCATCTACCGTTTTGAGGACATCCACCGGGGCGACATCGTGGTCTTCTGGTATCCCAGAGACACGAACAAGTCGTTCATCAAGAGGGTGGTGGCCGTTCCCGGCGACATGGTTGAGATCCTCAATGGCGTGGTGTTTGTAAATGGACATGAGGACAAGGAGCCGTACCTCAAACCTGAATTCCGGGATCATGAGTCCTATTCCAAGACCGTCATCCCGCCGGAGCAGTACTTTGTACTCGGTGACCACCGGAATTCCAGCAACGACAGCCGCAACTGGGGATTTGTTCCCAGAAACCTGATATACGGCAAGGCGATTTTCCGTTACTGGCCCGTGTCGCGCCTGGGCCTGGTAGAATAATCCGGCAGCGCCGGCCTGACGGCGCCCGGGATGCCTCTACTTCAAGTTCTGAATGGCCCCAATGAAAGCAATACTGGCGCTTGAAGACGGCCGCACCTTCACGGGCTGTGCCTTTGGTGCCGAGGGGGAGGTCTGCGGAGAGGTGGTTTTCAATACCTCTCTTTCCGGCTATCAGGAGATCCTCACCGATCCGTCCTATGCCGGGCAGATCGTCGTCATGACCTATCCCCATATCGGCAACTATGGCATGAATCGCGAAGACGAGGAGTCGGGCAAGCCCTTCGTCCAGGGATTTGTCGCGCGCGAATTCAGTGCTTTTACCTCGAACTGGCGCGCCCTGGAATCGCTCGAGGAGTACCTCAAGCAGCATGGGATCGTGTCGATGTCGGAAGTGGACACCCGGGCGATCGTCCGGCACATTCGCAGCCGGGGAGCCATGCGCGGCATTGTCAGTTCGGTCGACCTGGACGGTCAGCGGCTCGCAGAGCGCGCCCGGCGGGAACCGGGAATGCTCGGCCAGGACCTGGCTTCCGCAGTCAGCTGCCAGGCGCCGTACGCGTGGCCGGATCCTCCCGGAGCCCCGCCCGATCGCTTCCGCGTCGTAGCCTACGACTTCGGCATCAAGAGGACGATTCTGGCCAATCTGGCACGTTCCGGCTGCAGTGTCGTGGTCGTGCCCGCGCAGACGGGGGTGGATGAAACCCTATCATTGCGACCGGACGGGATTTTTCTCTCCAACGGTCCTGGTGACCCGGCCCCGCTCAGTTACGCTGCCGACACCGTGCGCGGGCTGCTGGGCAAGGTGCCGCTCTTCGGAATCTGTCTGGGCCACCAGATTATGGGTCTGGCTTTAGGCGGGAAGACCTACAAGCTCAAATTCGGTCATCGCGGCGCCAATCAGCCGGTGAAGAATGCCAGGACGGGGCGCGTGGAGATCACGGCTCAAAATCATGGATTTGCCGTCGACGTGGACTCGCTCAACTTGAGACGCGTCGAGCCGACACATTTCAACCTCAACGATCAGACGCTCGAGGGGATCCGGCATCTTCAAGTGCCCGCCTTCTCGGTACAGTACCATCCCGAGGCTTCGCCCGGACCGCACGACTCACACTATCTTTTTACCGAGTTCAAGCGGCTCATGGCGGAGTTTCGCAGGTAGCCCATGCCCAAGCGCGCCGACATCAGGCGAATACTCATCATCGGCTCAGGCCCGATCGTCATCGGCCAGGCCTGTGAGTTTGACTACTCCGGCACCCAGGCCTGCAAGGCTCTGCGCGCGGAAGGATTCGAAGTGGTTCTGGTCAACTCCAATCCCGCCACCATCATGACCGATCCGGACCTGGCCGACCGGACCTATATCGAGCCGCTCACCTGCGAATCGGTCAGCGCCATTATCGCGCGGGAACGTCCGGATGCTCTCCTGCCTACGGTCGGCGGGCAGACCGCGCTGAACCTGTCCGTGGCGCTGGCAAAGGCCGGCGTGCTGGCACAGTACGGTGTGGAGATGATCGGCGCGAAGCAGCGCGCGGTCGAAATCGCAGAGGATCGCCAGCTCTTCAAGAATGCCATGACCGAAATCGGGCTGCGGTCGGCACTGTCGCGGGTCGTGCGCACTCCGGATGAGGCGCGCAGTTTTCTCGAGCTGGCCGGCTTGCCTGTGATCACACGCCCGAGCTACACCCTGGGCGGATTTGGCGGCGGCATTGCTTACGAACAGGAGGAGTTCGAGAGCATCGTCCGTCGCGGGCTGGACGTCTCGCCCGTCCATGAGGTGCTGGTGGAACAGTCGCTCATAGGGTGGAAAGAGTACGAACTGGAGGTGATGCGGGACCTCAACGACAACGTGGTCATCATCTGTTCGATCGAAAACTTCGATCCGATGGGCATTCACACGGGGGACTCGATCACCGTGGCTCCGGCCCAGACCCTGACCGACAAAGAATATCAGCGCATGCGCGACGCCGCGATCCGCATCATCCGGAAGGTGGGCGTGGAGACCGGCGGATCCAACATCCAGTTTGCTGTGAACCCTCAAACCGGCGCGCTGATTGTCATCGAGATGAACCCCCGGGTCTCACGCAGCTCCGCGCTGGCTTCCAAAGCCACGGGGTTTCCCATCGCCAAGATCGCGGCCAAACTCGCCGTCGGCTATACTCTCGATGAAATTCCGAACGACATCACGAAGAAAACTCCCGCCTGCTTCGAGCCCAGCATCGATTATGTGGTAGTCAAGATTCCCAAATGGAACTTCGAGAAGTTCGCAGGGGCCGACCCGACATTGGGGACGCAGATGAAGTCGGTGGGAGAGGTGATGGCGATCGGCCGCACCTTCAAGGAGGCCCTGCTGAAGGGCGTGCGCTCGCTGGAAAGAGGAATGCTCCCGCAGGCGCTGGATCCTGAGAAGCTGCCCCGCAACCTGTTGACGCCGGTACCCGAACGCCTTGACTATGTGCTTCTTGCCCTGATGAGA
It encodes the following:
- the lepB gene encoding signal peptidase I, with amino-acid sequence MEPKLASPPEVPNPPEGTNAPVSGTNLFSELRSWFRDVLFAIATAIFIVIFVIQPVKVEGTSMQPRLVDQERIFVNRFIYRFEDIHRGDIVVFWYPRDTNKSFIKRVVAVPGDMVEILNGVVFVNGHEDKEPYLKPEFRDHESYSKTVIPPEQYFVLGDHRNSSNDSRNWGFVPRNLIYGKAIFRYWPVSRLGLVE
- the carA gene encoding glutamine-hydrolyzing carbamoyl-phosphate synthase small subunit yields the protein MKAILALEDGRTFTGCAFGAEGEVCGEVVFNTSLSGYQEILTDPSYAGQIVVMTYPHIGNYGMNREDEESGKPFVQGFVAREFSAFTSNWRALESLEEYLKQHGIVSMSEVDTRAIVRHIRSRGAMRGIVSSVDLDGQRLAERARREPGMLGQDLASAVSCQAPYAWPDPPGAPPDRFRVVAYDFGIKRTILANLARSGCSVVVVPAQTGVDETLSLRPDGIFLSNGPGDPAPLSYAADTVRGLLGKVPLFGICLGHQIMGLALGGKTYKLKFGHRGANQPVKNARTGRVEITAQNHGFAVDVDSLNLRRVEPTHFNLNDQTLEGIRHLQVPAFSVQYHPEASPGPHDSHYLFTEFKRLMAEFRR